A stretch of Cicer arietinum cultivar CDC Frontier isolate Library 1 chromosome 5, Cicar.CDCFrontier_v2.0, whole genome shotgun sequence DNA encodes these proteins:
- the LOC101505517 gene encoding aquaporin NIP6-1-like encodes MFAGMGSAIENEKVENSETLIGCAGASGLAVMIIILSTGHISGAHLNPAITISFAALKHFPWKNVPVYIGAQILASICAAFSLKVIFHPFMNGGVTVPSVAIGEAFALKFIIGFNLMFVVTDVATDTRAVSIIILIT; translated from the exons ATGTTTGCTGGAATGGGAAGTGCAATAGAGAACGAAAAGGTTGAAAATTCAGAGACACTAATTGGATGTGCTGGAGCTAGTGGACTTGCTGTTATGATCATAATTCTATCAACTGGTCATATCTCCGGTGCTCATCTCAATCCTGCTATTACCATCTCATTTGCTGCATTGAAGCATTTTCCTTGGAAGAAT GTACCTGTGTATATTGGTGCACAAATATTGGCATCAATATGTGCTGCATTTTCTCTGAAAGTGATTTTTCATCCATTCATGAATGGTGGAGTGACGGTTCCTTCAGTAGCAATTGGTGAAGCTTTTGCATTAAAATTCATTATTGGCTTTAATCTCATGTTTGTTGTCACTGATGTTGCCACCGACACAAGAGCTGTAAgtattatcattttaattacataa